A stretch of DNA from Phaenicophaeus curvirostris isolate KB17595 chromosome 21, BPBGC_Pcur_1.0, whole genome shotgun sequence:
TGcatacagcagcagcatcacaacACTGTGTCACGGTGTCCAGGACTGTGTATGAAACCAAAGGAAATCCCCTCCTTTCCTTGCAGAGAAGAGACAGacaaggagggagaaaagattTGACAGGATTTACAGCTGTTAGTTTGTGGGGAGAAGAGTGTTcaggtttttaaaaacaaacacaaaaaaccaaaccaaaccacaaacagTGATTATTTCTCATCTAGCCCAAAGCCAAAATGTTTCATAAAAAATAAGTTAGGCACTGGAGTTGGTGGGCATGGGAAGAATCCAATTCCTTCTGGCTCCGAGTCCTAGAAAGACTTGATTGCTATTTTCGTGCATTGCTCTAAGCAAAGTCACTGACTATTGCCGCAGCGGCAGTCAGCCTCACACCACAGCTGCCATGCTCCAAGATGACCAGCTTCATTAAAGCCACCAAAAACCTGCAAAGGTCCAAACTATCTGGTACTGTTACAGTTTAACCTATTCCAAATTTACACAAAGGATGGAATAGGAGGAGCACGTTATTGAGTTTATATAAATAGCAGCCAGCCTTCCTCAACTCGCTATAAAAAGACGTCACTGCAGGCGGCTGTCACAACACATCAGGGGAGCAGTTTCTGCCACTTCAGCAGTGGAACTGCCACAGGGCCTAGACCAGCAAGTATAGGAGCGTAAGAAACACCTTTAATACCAGAAACAAGACATCTGAAGAGAgacttctgatttttaaagaaaacgtttaattttctcctttcacacTCATGTTTTCCAACTCACAATCTGAGATAACATTCTTGtatctccaaaaaaaaaaaaaaattaactttctcCCATTTTACAAATGAGGAGATCGGAAGACACAAATGTGTGCCCCGCACACGATCACAGAAGGCACTGAAGCCAGATAATGGAGGCATAATCCCTCTACGAAAACATCTCGTAACCATGAGATCGCGGAGGCAGAAACACTGGCTGCCAAGCAGGTGACTGCCACCATCAGGGCGCTGCCTGCCACCGAGCACTACACAACAATGGCAGAGCTGCTAGGATGGAGAGGGATTCTTCTGAGCTTCTGCCAGTTCTGGCGTCTGCTCCTCCTGACcttccttcattttctgtaCCTCTTCCAACACAGTTTGACGCTGCAGGTGTAACACTGAGTCTCTGGTTTCATCGTCCTGATGATCCTGTGGTGCTACCTACAGTTAGAGATGGACAATCACCGAAAACAGGGTCATAAAACACTTCTGTCAAGGTACGACAGAGGAGAACAACAGAAAGCACAACCCCCTGTTTCTTCTCCAAAGAATTTGATTTGCACTCACTCAATGTTAAGACCTACAAGTGAAGTTTTCTGAGAACACTGGCCAAGAAATTCTTTGCACATTTGATACTTACCTTATCCACTCCTCTCCTCTGTAAAATTATGCCACTGGCCAAAAGGGCTTTTCCTGTTTCCTCAAACAATTTTTCCTCTTcaacttttccttcttccttcagttCATAATATTTCTCAACAAACCTGGATTTGAAAGGTGTATTTTCATTCTCACAAACAGCATTTTGGTTTGCTGACTTAGGAGGAGAAAGGGACAGGTTTTAGAAACATTTCTAGTTAGTGATGAACTAACCTTACCTCTGGCAAGTTGATTTGTGGTTTGGCTGCGACAGGTCAAAAGGTCTTGGGCCACTGCCATAAACTCGGTAAAATCTCCTGTTCAAAAGAGAAAGCTGCTTCAGTTTTCAGCTCATCGAGAAGGGACGCGTTAACTACCCACAGAGCATCTGAGCCTGTTCAGCGCTGCAGGGCCTCCACCTGCTGCCCAGGAGCCACCACCCAGAGCAACCTCCAGGACAAACACAGGTGGATCCTCTACCatgtaaacaggaaaaatatcgTTGGAAAAAGCCGAGGGAGTAGTTGCTGGAGGAGGTAGGGGACAAAGGGGAGAGCGAGGGGAGACAGCTGGGGGCAGCACAGAAGGGAATGGGGGAGGACGCTGTGGGGGAAGCAGCggtggggagaaaaaaggggggtggaGGGGCAGTGGCCTACCCTGCTGGCAAGGGGCAGGAAGGGCCCCAGCAGagctcagaatcacagaatcattaggttggaaaagacccaccggatcatcaagtccaactattcttatcaatTACTAAACCGTGTCCTTCAGTGCCTCAAAcacgtcccttaaacccctccagggaaggtgaatcaaccccctccctgggcagcctctgccagtgcccaatcaccctttctgtgaaaaaattttttcctaatgtccagcctaaacctcctctggcagagcttgaggccattccctctcatcctgtcccctgtcactggggagaagagcccagctccctcctctccacaacctcctttcagggagttggagagagcaatgaggtctcccctcagcctcctcttctccaggcttaacacccccagctctccaagcggctcctcataaggcctgttctccagccccctcaccagcttcactgctcttctctggactcgctccagagcctcaacatccttcttgtggtgaggggcccagaactgaccccaggattcgaggagcggtctcaccagtgccaagtacaggggtagaataacctccctggccctgctggtcacgctgtttctgacacaagccaagatgcccttggccttcttggccacctgggccgctgctggctcgtgttcagtcagCTCGGGGCGGCAGAGCGGGGACTCACGCTCGCACTTCATCTTCCTGGTAGAAGACGGCGGGGATGACATCCGTCACCTTGCCGTAGCGCGGCCGGGGCACACGGTACACGGGCTCCCGCAGCGGCGGGAAGGCAGCGTAAACATCGAACCAGAGCGGCTTCTCGATCACGCCGATGCGGAGCAGGTTCCGTGTCCTGCGGGCAGAGAAGCGGAGCAGGGGAGTCAGGGGAAGCCTAGCCCGGCCCTACGCCCCCCGAGCCCGGCCCCTCGGCCCCCGCACCGGCTGAACACGCTCCCTATCTTCTGCATGCGGTTCCCCGCCATAGCGGAGCCGGCCAGGCCTCCCCTAGCGACGGCGCCACCCTGGCAACGGCCGGAAGCGGAAACGCGCCCCAGGGCGAGCAGCCGACAGCCGATGGGAGGAGGCGGATAAAGGCACCGCCCAGGCAGCTCCAGCCGCTGGCCGAGAGCGCGCTCAGGCGGATCGCCCCCCGCCCCATCATTTAAAGGGCCAGCGCCGCCCGAACGCGGACCCGTGGGGAGCGGCTGGGGCTCCCGGGAATCCAGGGGATACGGGGACACAgcagggtttgggctggaagggacctcaaagcccatccagttccacccctgccatgggcagggacacctcccactggatcaggggctccaagccccatccagcctggcctcgaacccctccagggatggggcagccaccactgctctgggcaacctgggccagggcctcatagtgaagaatttcttcctaatatctagtttaaatcttcccccttccagtttaaagtcACCCCTGACCCAACTTGtcaccccacacccttctaaaaagtccctccccagctttcctggagcccctttcagcactggaagctgctctaaggtttccccagagcctcctccaggctgaagaaccccagctccctcagcctgtcctcagagcagagatgctccagccctcaatcACCTGGGTGGTCCCCTCCGGACCCGTTCCaagagttccatatccttcttacggcTGCCCCACTGCGGGCTGAGGGTAGCAGGGATCCAGCTGCCCCAGAGAAGGGTCATGGGCTCAAGgaaaggaggagctgctgccactTGCTCTGGCTGGTCCCACAAGGAGGGGACACATCAGAGACTTGTCATTGCTACACTTGCACCTCCGCAGTGAGGTCACCCCTCTCCCTATGGCAGGAATGACTTCCCAAGAGGCTGGAGCttgtcttcacagaaagggtcattgggcactggcagaggctgcccagggagggggttgagtcaccttccctggaggggtttaagggacgggtggacgaggtgctgagggacatgggtcagtgattgatgggaatggttggactcgatgatccggtgggtctcttccaacctggttattctatgattctatgattctccaccTGTGGCACTTTCCATCTGCCCCGTCTGCTGTCCCCCAAGCTGAGCACTGAGGCGTCCCCACGGCAGCCAAGGAGCTCACAGACTGGTGACATGGGGCTGCAAATCATCACCAGCAGCGGGATGCAGGGAGGATCAGCCTCGCCCCTGTCGCTTTTGGGGCTCGGTCTCACCTGGATGGAGACCAAACAGTGGGATGTGCCACTGTGGTTTGCACAACCCCTGTCTGGAGGTTGCACCGTGGCCGGATCCTGCTTGCCGGGCTCAGGAGCTGGCAGCCGGTGGTGCCTAGGTGCCAAGCACACCACCCCAGCCTGTGTTTTTTCACCTTGGTTAATAAAACCCAGCAGCTACACCCCAGCCATACACCTTGCGTGAACAGCTTTCCTCCAACAGCGTTTCCACCAGCCTGACTTGCAGAGGATTGCTTGCCAGGCAGCGATGCCTGGTCACTAGGTGCAGCCCTTAGCTTGGAAATGAGCTGATGGGAAAAATaatccatccctccttccatctTCCAGCCTTGGGTAGGAAGGGGGCAGTAAATTTCCACGGCAGAGTGACAGCCAGCAGGTACACGGTGCCAGCCTAAAACACCTCCAGCCTTCATCGTCATCAGACCACAGTTTTCAGTCGTTGGCTTTTCTCAGCTGCTGGTTTGCTTAAAAcacagttttgaaagaaaaagtccTGCCCCTGTAGAGCAAAAGAATTCAGAAGGGAGGTGCTGGGACTGCTCCAAGGCTGCGTCTGAGCTTCTCAAAGGACTGGGCAGGCCCTGGTCTTTTCAGCTCTTTGAGAAAGCCCTGGCACCCCTGCGGGCTTGCAACAGCTCACTTGGCTGTGGCAGGATGCCAGCTTCCAGAGTTTCCCCAGCATTTTCATGGTTTTGACATTTAAGGCAAGAATGCCTTGACTTCTTCCAGCATCTTCTTTCACAGGGAAGGTTTCCAAGCCACACGTGAGACTGGGGAGCTCTacccctgctgctcctgcacGGCTGATGCAGGGCAAACAgactccatccctgtccctcatGGGCATACGGCCCCATCCCCATGTGCAAGAGGGATGCTCCACGTGCCTCTCATGCCACCAGAAAAGCACCATGCCCCACAGCCTCTGCTGAAAAATAACCCTCCTCCTGCGAATCTCATCTCCAAAACAAAGGGCTTGAGGTCAAGGGTTTGGGTACTGGCTGGGGACATGGGACCagcaccttcccttccctcactTTTGGGTCCATGTGCTGCTTTTGGAGCCTCCAAGGAGCTTCTCGCCAGAATTTTTCCTCCAGCCTGTTGCACGGAATGTGAAAGGCAGGGGAACTCAAGCCCAGCATTGAGCCAGAAATTCCAGACAGGAGTCGTGCTGGGACCAGCCCCTCTGGGAGTGATTCCACCAATGCCGTCCAGCTCCACGCTCTCCAACTTCACGGACCCAGCGATGCCGCCAGCTCAGCACAGTGCAAACGTGCAGGGCTGGAGATGAATAACACGTATTTCCAAAATAACTCATTGTAATAACGTATTTCCATTCCACCAAGAGACAACGTGCAGGAGCCAGGCTGCCTGCTTGACAGACACGGAGGAGTTGCTGCGCGTAACTAATGAAACAGTTTAAAGAAAACTCACACACGCCAGCCCCGAGAGGCTTGTTATTTTCAGAATCGAGCGGGTAAGCCACTGCGTTTTTCCTTTTCCGCTCTTTCCTGAAAGGCAGGTCCCACACACGTAGCTGGCCCAGGGCGCACTGAGAGCTTCCCCAGGGATGgtttccctgctgcagagcccACTCACAGCTCTCAGCGTTGGACCCTGGCTGAAACCCCAGCACTGGGATGGCAGAGGCGAGCGGTGGGTGACCCACACGCCCGCCAAGGCAAAacagggaggagcagggacAAGGAATCCCTAGAGCATCCTAAGCCGTGCCAGGGCTTCCCCCAGATCCTGAGCCCTCACCGTGACCTCCTGGTGCTGCTCCTGTGCTCTCTCACAACTGGCATCCAAGGGAACCGCTCCCGACCCAAACATCCTGATGGGTGGATGGAGGAATTGTTCCTGGATGGAGGAAGGAGCTCGCCAGCGACGGTTCTCCTGCAGCGTTTGCTTTCTTGGAAAAATCATTGGATGTAAATACAGCACCATCAGGAGCAGGGAGGCCACCACCCAGGGAGGCCTTTGGGTATCTCAGTCttgtgattgataggaatggttggattcaatgatccagcgcatcttttccaacctaatgattctatgattccatgatctccAGCCATGAGGGACATGGCTGGGGTGAGCATGAAGGGAGGAagcctttccctccccaccttgctttctttcttccccctaCATAAAGAAATGGCAGTAAGAACCAAAACACACCAGTACTGAGTACAACAGGACTTTATTATATGAATTACTATTAaacatctttaagaaaaaaaatcacttatgGAAATAAATTCTAAAATAGCAACACTCACAAATGTTacagattgttttgttttgctctttttgaACCATTTTGTATAGAAGTGATACAAACATCACGGAGAAGTGTACGTTTTCATGTAAGAAATGTGTTTTGGCTTCCAAGCCAGTTTTGGTGGCCTTTCTACTCACCAgacctgattttatttttttctttaaaggacaTAAAAATAATCACGCTTCATCCTCCattaaaatgctgctttgtgCCTCCAAGATATTCTGAAACGGCTCCAGAGTGACATCATTTCGAGAGGCTTTGCCTAGCCTAGGCTATTTAAGGGCAAGTTGTTAGATTGTGTTAGCAGAGACATTCCCAAGTGTCCACGCAGCGCATGCTGCCAGCCCTGCGTGCGGTGCCCACTTTGGGTGCAGGACCCTTCCCCGTTCACACGTGTTGCTGGACCCACCCCACACACAATCTTTGCTGGCAGGGCAGACGGAGCCAGCGAGGCTGTGGGATTCGCACCCGCTGTGtgcagcagaggctgcacagTGACACCCGTCCCTTCCCCGTGGTCCCTGGTTCCCAGTCCCGGGAGCATCGCAGGGAGCAGAGGATGCCAGACATCTCAGCGATGTGCTTGGCCAGATGAGCCCAAAGCAAAAAACAGAGGCAGCCTGCTGCCTCCAGGCTCCTCGCCACTGGCAAACTACAGCTGAGTTACAAAGATGACTCAGAGGTGATGTGTTAACTAACGAGCAGACAGTGAAGAGCATGAACAGCAGCATTTACCACTGGGCCACTTGTGGCTGTTGAAGCCAACAGTTCCAGCAGGACTGACCTGTGACGTGATGCGAAACGTGGCTTCCCCAGCACTACAGACAGAGAGAGCTCAATGTGATCCGCCACACCACAAAGCAGCAAGGACAAGGAACGTAGCAAACTCTCCAAGGGCTTCGCACACTGCAATGACCCGGGCACAAGTGCTTCGCTGCCTCTCCTCCCTGCACGCCAGCCCAGCCCTCCAGTAACAACCTCCTGGGATGGGAGAACCAGTATTTCCTTCCTGCAAGAGCCCAAGCGCCTGCCCAGCTGCCTGTTGGTGCTTCCTGCGTTCATGGAAACTTTGCTGAAAGTTAAGCCCTCGGTAGCTAAGAGGCGCTGGAACATTGACAAGCTGATCTGCTTCCAAGCTTGGGTTCCTTCCAAATATGCAGAGAGCTGCTTTGGATTGGGAGGGAGTGACGGCAGCCTTCTTCAGACCCCAGAGCCAGCAGAGGGTAGGAAAGGAgaccctcctctccctccagtAGTCTCAGGCTGAGATAAAAATCCTACCTAGTGACGAAAGGACTTTCTGTTCCCAGCCCCAGCTTCACACTTATCCCCTTGCACCCACAGCCACACTTGTGCCCTGAGCCATGCAGCAGGACACACCATTCCAGATGCCCGTCTTGCCCGACATGGTGCAGAGCAGCCCAGAGCAAAGCGCGTTGTGTCTCTCCAGCACCTCCAACAGCTGGGAACAGAGCGGGCTGGCAGCCCACCTCCCAATGTTGCTTGGGAGATCTCTAAGGCATTGGCTGGGCTGCCAAGCCTCAAAGGATGTTCCTCTATCCTTCCTTCAAAGGTGAAGGAGCAGACACCAATGCTGGGATCAGCTCGGTGGGGTGGGTCTTCTGCTGCTTtgattttaggaaagcaaagctTGCTGGAGTCCTGAGATGCTTCCTTGCCCTTCAGCACCCTGGGTTTTTGCTTCATTTGTGCTAACGGGGCACCACCTACACCCTGCAGCTCCAGATACCTCCTAGTCATGGACCAGGGAGGGGACAAAGACCATGGGTCCCCACTGATCCCCACGGCGGCTGTGGGGGTGACAGCAGCAGCGCTCAACAGGTGCACCGGCTGCACCGCTTGTCGGGAAAGACATCTTGGCGTCTGCTTCAAAGGCATGCGGGCTCCAGGCAGGATTGAAAAGGAGCCTGTTGGGAGCCAGCGCCTGCAGTGTGGGCTTTTGTTACCAAACCCCGCGGAGAGGCAGGGAAAACAGTTGCGTGTGTGTTTGATGGCTGGGGTTTCTGCGTCTGCCGCCTTCGCAGCTCCGATCTTGCAACATTTGTGCTGGTTCGCAAGAGCCAGAAAGTGAAACAGGCACGTCTATAGCCACCTCCTGTATTTAGCAGTAAACAGATTATGCCgataaaggagaagaaaatgtgcTGGCGGGAGCGATTTCTGACTTTACGCTCATCACTCATTACTTACAGAGGGAAGGAATTTGTTTACGTAATTATTTTTAGCCTGACAGCATCTCCGAAAGCTGCAATGATTCAAGCTCTACCTGccagccccccagccctccaCTGTGCTCCCCAGTGAAATGAACCCTGCAGGCGGGCACGAGGAAGggtgctctgctcctgctgccaggcCAGCTCTGGCCCCACACCAAACCCAGCAGCGCTCACAAGCCCTGGTGCAAACTCTCCGTGCCGAACACTCCTCCCCTGGCCTCAGCTGCAAACTCCCCAACTCGAACTTTGCAGTTtagctggggtggggggacatcCCCGGAGCTGCTGAGTACCCTGGCCAGCAGGCAGCACCACCAGCCGCACGCCGCACCCAGCGCGACGTGTCCGGCTTCAGCAGCAAGGGTTCAACTGATGCAAAATCCAGCCCTTGGTGCTGCCCCGCAGCAGCACGGAGTCCATACTTCAAGGCAGTTTTAGCAATGCCGAAGGCAAAGGTTTAATTCAAAGTGAAACGCCTAGGAAAAGAAGGCCTTTCCTTTTATAAACAATTTATATTATTTGACTATTACCTGATCTGAATCTCTGCTCGTTACTCCTAGCAATAGTAGACAACAGCTGTTAGGCTCTTTCTCAcgtgtttttgttttcctgtgtgtgcGCAGAGTAAAGTTACATCAGATCGCTAGAGAGATATGTTCAGGAGTGCTCTGGCCAAGCAGATCCCACATGTGAATGCATCTTCGTTAGTACAACTGATTTCCATTGCTCCTGTGACGCCGCTCACACCGAGAGA
This window harbors:
- the MRPS23 gene encoding small ribosomal subunit protein mS23 → MAGNRMQKIGSVFSRTRNLLRIGVIEKPLWFDVYAAFPPLREPVYRVPRPRYGKVTDVIPAVFYQEDEVRARFYRVYGSGPRPFDLSQPNHKSTCQRFVEKYYELKEEGKVEEEKLFEETGKALLASGIILQRRGVDKVAPQDHQDDETRDSVLHLQRQTVLEEVQKMKEGQEEQTPELAEAQKNPSPS